In a single window of the Aminomonas paucivorans DSM 12260 genome:
- a CDS encoding diaminopropionate ammonia-lyase → MNEETRRFSGPDLDALVRTPGGEILPAPLGLREAQRVRRFHRTLPGYRATPLASLDGLAARLGVARLFVKDESPRFGLNAFKVLGGSYAIARILGQRLGIPEEDLTFPLLQSEGVRERAGSLTFATATDGNHGRGVAWAARTLGYHAVIFLPRGTARSRVAAIEATGAEAIVTELTYDDAVRQARKIAKDRGWVVVQDTAWDGYEEIPSWVLQGYLTMADEAADQLALEGVEAPTHVFLQAGVGTMAASAAGYLAQRCRPLPRFLLVEPDRADCLFVSAEAGDGRPHPTEGDLTSIMAGLSCGEPNPQVWPILQDLGTAFFRCRDHVAALGMRLLAHPLPGDPAVLSGESGAVGPGLLYLLQTREAYAPLRAALNLGPDSTVLCFSTEGDTDPENYRRVLWEGAYPLPEA, encoded by the coding sequence ATGAACGAAGAGACGCGACGCTTCTCCGGGCCGGACCTGGACGCCCTGGTGCGTACCCCGGGAGGAGAAATCCTCCCGGCTCCCCTGGGGCTTCGGGAAGCGCAACGGGTGCGCCGCTTCCATCGCACCCTGCCGGGCTACCGAGCTACCCCCCTGGCGAGCCTGGACGGGCTGGCGGCCCGATTGGGGGTGGCCCGTCTGTTCGTGAAGGACGAATCCCCCCGCTTCGGACTCAACGCCTTCAAGGTCCTGGGGGGCTCCTACGCCATCGCCCGAATTCTCGGGCAGAGGCTGGGGATCCCGGAGGAAGACCTGACCTTCCCCCTGCTTCAGTCCGAAGGGGTGCGGGAGAGGGCCGGGTCCCTCACCTTCGCCACCGCCACGGACGGCAACCACGGACGCGGTGTGGCCTGGGCGGCCCGGACCCTGGGCTACCACGCGGTGATCTTCCTACCCCGGGGCACCGCCCGAAGCCGCGTCGCCGCCATCGAGGCCACCGGGGCGGAGGCCATCGTCACGGAGCTTACCTACGACGACGCGGTGCGCCAGGCTCGGAAGATCGCCAAGGACCGGGGCTGGGTGGTGGTGCAGGACACCGCCTGGGATGGGTACGAGGAGATCCCCTCCTGGGTTCTCCAGGGCTACCTCACCATGGCCGACGAGGCGGCGGACCAGTTGGCCCTGGAGGGGGTGGAGGCCCCCACCCACGTGTTCCTCCAGGCGGGGGTGGGCACCATGGCCGCCTCCGCGGCAGGCTACCTGGCCCAACGGTGCAGGCCCCTGCCCCGGTTCCTGCTGGTGGAGCCGGACCGGGCGGACTGTCTCTTCGTCTCCGCCGAGGCGGGGGACGGGAGGCCCCACCCCACGGAGGGGGACCTGACCTCCATCATGGCGGGGCTCTCCTGCGGGGAGCCCAACCCCCAGGTCTGGCCCATCCTTCAGGACCTGGGCACCGCCTTCTTCCGTTGCCGCGATCACGTGGCCGCCCTGGGGATGCGCCTTCTGGCCCACCCCCTTCCCGGGGACCCGGCGGTGCTCTCCGGGGAGTCCGGGGCGGTGGGGCCGGGGCTTCTCTACCTCCTCCAGACCCGGGAGGCCTACGCCCCCCTTCGGGCCGCCCTGAACCTGGGTCCCGATTCCACGGTGCTCTGCTTCAGCACCGAGGGGGACACGGACCCGGAGAACTACCGTCGGGTCCTCTGGGAGGGGGCCTACCCCCTGCCGGAAGCCTGA